The window GAAAAAAGCATCTGAAACAAAAAAAACTGAAAAGCCAAAAGGTGAATTCAAAAATTATGCTGATATCATCAAAGCAGGGGTTAAATCGGATGATGGACTTTTTACCGTTCACCAAAAAGATGGTAAATTATATTACGAAATCCCTTTCGATAAATTAGAAAAGGATCTATTACTAGTAAGCAGAATAGTTAAATTACCTGATAATTTTGGTGGTGGTTATATTAATGCCGGTTCAAAGGTAAATGAACAAGTCGTTAGGTGGTACAAGCGTGATAAAAATATTGACCTTAAAGTAATCAGCTTTACCAATGAAAGTGACGAAGAAAGTCCAATATCAAAGTCTGTGGAAGCCAATAATTTCTTTCCTATTTTATTTAGCACTGAGATTGAAGCTATAAATCCCGACTCTACTGCTTATTTGGTCGATGTAAGTAAATTATACACTGACGAAGTTAGCGCTATTAATGCAATGTCTGATGGCTTAAGAAAAAGGTATAAAGTTAAAAGATTAGATAAAAATCGCTCTTACATAGAATCAGCTAATGCTTACCCTCAGAATATTGAAGTAAAACACTTAATGACCTATGATGCGGGGAATCCACCAGAAAGAGATCAGGCAGGAACTATAAGTATGCTACTCAACCAATCAATGATTTTACTTCCTGAAGATAAAATGAAACCTCGTTTAGCTGATGACAGAGTAGGTTGGTTTACCTTAGAAAAATATGATTACAATTCTGATGAATTAAAGTCAGACCGCTATGAATTAATAAGAAGATGGAGGTTAGTTCCTAAGGATATAGAAGCCTATAAAAGAGGTGAGTTGGTTGAACCGGTTAAGCCGATAGTATATTATTTAGATCCAGCTACTCCAGAAAAATGGAGACCTTACTTTATTCAAGGAATTGAAGATTGGAATGTAGCTTTTGAAGCGGCAGGATTTAAAAATGCAATCATTGCAAAAGAAGCCCCTAGTCCGGAAGAAGATCCTGATTTTAGTCCTGAAGACGTTCGATATTCAGTAGTTCGTTATGTAGCTAGTACAACACGTAATGCTGTAGGACCATCAGTAACGGATCCAAGAACAGGTGAGATTATTGAAAGTGATATCATCTGGTATCATAACCATTTAAGATCATACAGAAACAGGTTTATGATCGAAGCAGGAGCACAAACTGAAGCAGCCAGAACACTTCAAACTCCTGAAGAAGAAATTGGTGAAATGATGCGTATGGTGATTGCACATGAGGTAGGACATGCTATCGGTTTACCACACAATATGAAAGCAAGTTCAGCCTACCCTACCGACTCTTTAAGATCAGCAACTTTCACTCAAAAATATGGCCTCACTCCTTCTATTATGGATTATGCCCGAGTGAATTATGTAGCTCAGCCTGAAGATGAAGGCGTAAGATACATCAGAATGATGGGACCTTATGATAAGTATGCTATTAATTGGGGTTATCGCTATTTAGCAGATGCTGAAACCAAAGAAGATGAAAAGGCTACACTTGATGAATGGATTCTTGAAAAGGCTGGAAATCCATGGTATGAGTTTGGAAGCGGATATGGAGTAGCTGACCCAAGAGCTAATAGAGAGAGTTTGGGTGATGATCATGTTAAAGCCAGTGAATATGGCTTAGCCAATTTGAAGAAGGTAGTTCCAAACTTAGTTGAATGGACTTCTGAAGATGGAAAAGGATATGAAGAGCTTGCAGAAGTCTACAGAGAATTAGGTTATATGTGGTGGGGTTATAATCGCCATGTAATTGCCAATGTAGGTGGTGTTTATGAAACCAGAAAAACGTCAAATCAGGAAGGCGTAGTTTATGAGCATGTTCCTGCTGATATTCAACGTAATGCCGTTGCTTTCTTGAATGAACATACTTTCACTAATCATGAGTGGTTATTGAATAAAGATATACTCCAAAGAATAGAAGATGATGGAGCGATTGAGAGAGTAAAAGCCTTGCAAGTAAGAGCATTAAGCAGTCTTTTAGATGAAGATAGAATCCTTAGAATGATTGAAAATGAAAGCTTAAATGGAAATCAAGCTTATTCTGCTCTTGAAATGTTAGAAGATGTTAGAAGAGGAATATTCTCAGAATTATATAGAAGTCAATCAGTAGATGCCTACAGAAGAAATATCCAGAGAACTTATATTGATTTAGCGGCTGAAAAAATTGCTGAATTGGATGCAGAAAAGAATCAAGATAGTGATATCATCATTTCTGATATCATTCCATTAATGCGTGCTGAACTAAATCAACTAAAAACGGATATAAGCAGCAGAAGATATAGAACATCAGATCGAATGAGCAGAATTCATTATGATGATTTATTAGCAAGAATTGACAAAACATTTGCGGAGTAATTTATTTAAGCTTTTCCAAAACTCAAACTTTGGAAAAGCTTACTTCCTTTCCCTTTTAAGCCACTTAAAAATTCCTTTAATTTGCATCAAAATTCTACAAAATGGCTTTAAAAACATTCGTTAAAATATCTGAGGTAAATAATTTAAGTGATGCACGTTATTGTGCCGGCATGACGGTGAACTTAATGGGCTTTGACTTGCAAAAAGATAATCCTTCTTATGTGAGCCCTGAAAATTTCATGGAACTTACCGGTTGGGTATCAGGCCTTGAATTTGTAGGTGAATACGGTGATGCTTCAGAAGATGAGATTAAAGCCAGTATAAAAGACTATGAACTTCATTATTTACAAACGGATAATCCTGCCATCATTCCCCTTTTTAAGGATTACAAAAGAATTCTTCGTTTTGATATGGATAAAGTGACCGATGCTGAAGCCGTTAAAAACACCATGCAAGAAGTAGAGAATGAAGTAGAATTCTTCCTTTTTGAATCAGGCAATGGAAATCACTATAAGGAGAATGTGGTCAATCAAGTTTTGGATTTATCGAAAGACCACCCAGTTGTATTAGGTTTTAACATTGATGATAATAATGTAATGAGTTTGGTTGAAAACACCTCTATTAAAGGCATTTCATTAAAAGGTGGTGAAGAAATCAGACCAGGCTATAAAGACTTTGATGAACTAGCGGATATTCTAGAAACGCTAGAGATTGATGATACAGTAGAATAGTTGGAAGATTGAAGTTGTGTGTTTGAAGTTGGAAGATAGATCAGACTTATTATGTATTAAATTTTAGTTTTTTTTTAAAGATGTAACTAGCAATTGCTAAAATAGAAATGTGATAAATTGTGAGATTATTTCAGGATTGTACACCACCATACTATAGTATTAAAAGATCTTAAATATCATATATTACTTTGCAGATTAAAAATAAAAAGGGCTTTATAAGCCCTTTTTATTTTTTGGTTTATTTTTTTATTCAATTACAATATTGTAAAATGTATTACTAAAAGCAGAGCTTCCATCACCATTGTATCTCTGAACATAGATCATGTATGTTTCAACAGGAAGATCAGAAGGAATAACAATTTCCACTACGGAATCAGATATTCTGTTTCCAGTTCTCGCTTTCGTGGCAGTCCAGCCATCCATAAATCCAACAGTTACAGAACCTGTTCCTTCACCAAAGTTCTTACCGTTAATAATTAATTTATCACCTCTTTTAACTGTTAAGCTTTCTACACTGGCAATTATTGGATCGGTTGTTGTGTTTTCTTCAACATTTATTGTTTCACTTGCTGTTACTTCTGCACCATTTGTTTCTACTACTATAGTATATTCACCACTTTCAAGTAAAGGAGGTTGTACAACATATATTCTACCGTTGTCTTCTTAACGTATGTAAGCTTCGGTTCTCACATCATTTTTAACAAAGTATACTTTGTTTTCTCCCTCAATAAAGTTTCTTCCATTGATCCTTACGATAATATTATCATCATCTGTTGAGCTAACAAAATCAGAAATAGTTGGAGCTGGAGGCAGAATTTGCACATCACCCAGAACATATTTTTCATTTCTTATATATACAATAAATGAATAAGTACCTGTCTCAAAAGATACATTATTGGGTACATTAAATGAAAAACTTGTTTCTCCTTCGGACTCTAAAGAGGGGCCGGAACTGAAACCTTCTCTAGAAAATGAAACACTTATATCACTAAAATTCTTACCAGTTATTGTTACTAGTTCACCTTTTCTGAAAGATGTAGAAATCAAATCGTCAAATTCTGGCGTTGGTGCTGCCTCTAATTCAACTGTAACTTCATAGTCCTGAGTAGAACCATCTTCAGCCGTTACGGTATAATCTACTGAACCAAAAGAAAAATCTTCTGCAGTACTATTTTCAGGAGAAATAGTTGCTCCTTCTGAAATTTCTATAGTTGGTACCAAAGCAGTTAAGTCACTGGTATTCCAAGGTAATGTAAGTGTAATAGCCTTTGAATCTTCATTGATTACGCCATTAATAGTTGGAGTAAATGCTTCAAAAGCAAAAATTAAAATTGCTTTCTCTGTGCGTGGCTCATATCCTATAGAAGCAGTATACTCTACTTCCGTACCATCTTCAGCCACAACTGTAAAGATTACATCTTTCGAAAAATCTATTTCAGTTTCAGAAGCTGGAGTCACGGTTGCAAATTCTGAAATTTCAATTGTTGGAATTAATTTAGTTAGGTCATATTTTCTAGGTATAAGAGCAGTTATAGTTTTATTCTCTTCATCTATTGTTGCTGCTAATTCTGTCTCAAATCCTTTGAAAATAAAGGTGTCAATTATAGCTTCTGTGTTTTCTAACACATTTACAGTAACTGTATATTCAGCAACAGTACCATTCTCTGCTGTTACTGTATAGACTACCGGACTAGTAAAGTCTTGTGCAGTACCTGAAGCGGGTACAACAGTTGCTTTATCCGAAATAGAAATTTCAGGACTTAAATCGGTAATATCTGTGCCACTGGGTACATCTAATGAAATTGAAAATGCTTCTTCATTTATGACACCTGAAACAGGTGGATTCATGGATGTAATAGAGAATTCCTCAATTTTGTTCAATGGACTTTTTGCTTCCTCTTCCTCCGTACATTGGAAAAATGTTAAAGCAATTGCAGAGAATAAGCATATTCTCCATAAAAGGGATTTAATCATAATTGTATATTCTTATAGTTTATAAAATAGTGCGCGAAATTAACCGAATATCTGAAAATAAAAGCTTGAATTTTAATATAAATTAATTCAAAATCGAAAATTTATATAATCCTTAGAATAGTCAAAATTTTAAGCCTATGAGTTTAAAATTAGGTGGTATTTTCATTTTAGATAGAAAAATTTATCTTAATATTTAATGCATAAAAATATAATGAGATAACCGTTTAAAAGTTTAGGAATGAAAAAGCACACCATTATTTGCATATGGTGTGCTTTCAGTATTTTTACCTATTAAAAATGGTAATTAATATTTCTGCACTTTTATATCAACCAATACTCTAGTTGAATTAATGGCTTTTAACTTTATCGCTCCTTTTTTACCCTCTTCAGTTTCAAATGTGACAATTGCAGGGAAGTCCAAAGTCCCTATAGCATTATCATCATTAATCACTGTCAAGTCATCTAATACAGCATCATCTTCCATTTCATCAAATGAGGCTACTTCAAATCCATTTTCATAATTATGGACTTTAGTTTCTTTTGCATTTGGCACTACAATGTCGTCAAAGTTGTCTTTTGGTCCTTCAAAAAAGATAAAAGGTGAATTAGATCCTTTATAAAAAAGATTAATATTTGGTCCATTTTCTTCATCTATCTCAGTGTCTAAATACATTTCGTTTTCAGAAATGGAGTAAAATCTGCCTAATTCACTACTGCCCTCTTCCTGAGAAAATTCTAAATCTTTTATTTCTAATATGGCACTGTTTCCTTCTATAGTAATAGTTTCTTCACTACTACTTTCTTCAGTACCGGAGACTGCTTTAAGTGTTATGGTGAAGTCCCCTGCTTTGTCAACCGTAATGCCATTCGGTATTTCCTCAATTGAAGTTGAATCGCTACTGCCTTCACTAAAGCTCCATTCATAAGAGCTTGCTCCGGTAGACTCATTAGTTAGATTTAATACTGCATTTGGCGCTTCTCCCTCTATCTCAACACTAAATTTTGCTTCTAAGGGTTCCCCCTCTTTATCAGCTGTTTCACTTGAATCACAAGAATAGAGAGTAATTGCTAAAACAATTAATGCGTACTTAATTTTACTTATCATATAATTTAAATTAAAAGATTAATTGCAAACGTAACTATATGTTTAGGTTTGACAAAATATGTTGAAAAAGATTATTGACATGCAGCGGTAGTATATACTAAAACTCATATTTAGATATAAAACCGTAAAGTTACTTTAGGACGATACAAGTACTTTTATAGCAGATAGCATGCTTATTGCTTCGCTATGTGCGCTATGTGGTGGTGAAGAAATCAGACCGGGCTATAAAGACTTTGATGAACTAGCGGATATACTAGAAACGCTAGAGATAGATGATGCGGTAGAATAGTTGGAAGATGGAAGTTGGGTTTTTGAAGTTAGAAGATGGAAGTCGGATGTTGGATGATGGAAGAACAGTTCTGTATCATGCTTGTGACAAAAAAGGAAACGATTGCGCAAATGAAATTGAGTGAAAATGCTTTATGCCCATTTTCCGGGATCATCTCGGGTACCCAATACAGCTATTACGATTAACTCTTTTTGATCTACAATAAAATGGATAGCATAAGGAAAATGCTCTATTAAGGCTAGGCGGGTGTTTTTATATCTGACTTGATAATGAAGTGGATTTTGAGTAATTAGAAGTAATTTTTCCTCAATCTTTTCTAAAAAGCGTATACCTAGATTTTTCTGCTTATCCTCGTACCATTGAGATGATTCTAAAATATCAAGCTCAGCTTCAGGCCTAACAATTAAGCGATAATTCACAATTGATTTCTAATGCGATTTTTAACTTCTTCCCAACTTGATCCTTCAGAAGGATCAGTTTGATATGCTGCTAATCTTTCATCTAGTACTTTTTTATGTGCTTCACTTAAACCATAATCCTCTTCTTTCAGATTTGCCTGAACCATGGCATACATTAAATTGATGAGTCGTTCATCTGCTTGGTTAATGTATTCATGAAGTAGTTCCCTAATTTGAGCTGTACCCATAACCATTGTTTTCCTTTATGTAAAGATAACAATTTCATCTTCACATTTAGTTTCAAATATTAACTTTTATCCTAATGGATGGAACTGATGAACTTTTATTAATATTTGAAATGCTCACAAAGTTGTAAAAGTAGTGCGTATTTGCGAGTCGATTTGCATGTCTCGTTCTTATTTCACTTTACAGTTTTACATTATTGTCCTTATATAACATTACTAAGATAAATCGTCATATTTACCCATTTCTATACAAGGTAGTGATCCAGCCCTATATTTTCTAAGCCAAGGCCGTATACTTCCTTGGCTTTTACCCCATATTCACTTTGCGCTTCACTATAGCTGATATCACCTGTTTCAATTCTTCTACAGACCTCAAAAATTGTACTTTCACTGTATCTTATTCCCATGATTAGCTTTATTTGTGTAAAGCTATTTCAGGACAAGACAGCTTGTTATAAGCATCCTCGTTACAACCTAAAATCCGCAGGTAAACCCAAAAATAAGCCGTAAAATACTTATCTCTAAGACTTTACGGCTTCAGTGTTTTCACCTATATTGGTGATGCAAACAAACACTGATATGAAGGTAATAAATTCGAAACAGATCAGCCCATTTGGCGGTTTGAATTTTGTTATAAAAGCTCTTGACAACCGATCAATAGGTAGTACATTAAACAACGAACTTCCTGATTTACCCAAGCAAAGCCAATTTGATTGGAGGGATATAATTTATAATTTTTGGTCAATTTATTTTTGTGGTGGTGATTGTATAGAGGATCTGTCAGAGAACTTGAAGCATACATTGAAGGACAATCCTCTTCTGAGAAGTTGCAGTCCCGACAGCTTGTTAAAAAGAATGAAGGAGTTCTCTGTTCCTTCTCAGGAATTTGGTACACCCAGAGGCAACTCTGTACACCAATTCAGCATTAACGATAAGCTAAACGAACTTAACCTGAAATTATTAAACAAAGTAGACCGAATTAAGGATAGAGAGCATCCTGTTGTACTCGACTATGACAATACCTTGATTTTCACAGAAAAATCAGATGCTAAAATGACCTATAAAAAAGCATTTGGTTATGCGCCTGGCGTGGGCATAATTGAAGACAAGGTCGTGTATATTGAAAACAGAAATGGTAACAGTGATGCTCAAACTTTACAGCAGGATACATTGGCAAGGATGTTTTCCTTACTTAAAAAGCAGGGAGTCAAAGTAGATGTTTTTAGGGCTGATTCCGCTTCCTATCAATTATCGACTTTGCTTGAAGTTGTTGAAAATGTGGACAAGTTTTATATAAAAGCAAGAATGAACGCTCAACTCTACAGCACCATAGACACTATAGAAAACTGGGAAAAGATAGAGATAGCTGGCGAAGAGGCCTACAGGGCATCAATAGAATTTTCACCCTTCAAACAAGCCGCAAGCCGACTAAAATATCAAAAACCTTTAAAGAATTATAGATATGTTGTCACCAAAATCAAGAGAATTGATGGACAACTCAACCTGTTTACAGGCGAGGATTATACTTACAGTGCTATCATCACAAATGATAAAAATTTAAGCAATGATCAAGTGGTATTTTTTTATAATCAAAGGGGGAAAATCGAACGGGAATTTGATGCATTAAAAAACGATTTTGGATGGGGAAACTTACCATTCTCGAATTTAGAACATAATACCGTATTTCTGCTTTTTTCTGCAATATGTAAGAACTTATATACTCATATCATCAAAGAATTTTCAAAAAAGGTAAAGGGGTTAAAAGCCCATTTCAGGATAAAGAAGTTCATATTCAGATTTATATGCACTCCTGCCAAATGGGTTAAAAATGCCCGCTGCTGGAAGCTAAGGATATATGGAAACCTAGCATTTAAAACTTGATAACATTATAAAAATCACCACCCCACTTATTGAAATTTAAAATAAAGCTGATGAGTTAATGGGTTTATCATGACTAAAGTTTAAAATATCAGCAAGCAATTGGTGAAATCATTGCTACTAACTTAATTTTCCTTGAAACTTTTGGTTAGAAAAATGAAATCAATAAAAAATCAACTAAAATCGAATGCTATTTTCTAGACCTGCGGATTTTAGGTACAAACGAGGACGAGCTGGGCTGATCTGTCCTGTGTCTATCCTTTTACAAATCTCATAAATTGTACTTTCGATGTATTTTATTCCCATGATTAGCTTTATTTGTGTAAACCTATTTCAGGACAAGAAAACTATACCTTCTTAATAAATGGTCTAAGTACTTTTTTTAAATACAGAAATTCAGATTTGACCATTAGATAAAATATAGCACCCAACCCTAAAAGTGGAAACAAAGCAAAAAAGTTGTTATCTAAAATGAGAGAATTAACAATCAATAGTATACCAAAAAAGCCGAACCATATGAAACTAAAATAGGTAGGTCTTCCACTAATTACCATGTTATTATTATAGATAATGATTTTAAAACAAATCAGAATACTAAGAGGAATAGGAAATAGTGTAGCCCTATAAAGACGAATAGTTTCATTTGCCTCTACTCGAGATAGATACTCTTTTTTAGAGCTGAAACGAAAATTCTGGAAATCTGAATCCTGGCATTTTCTTGAAAGAAAAAGATCCTTTTGAAACACTGCGTTTTTAATCTCTTGCTTTTGAAAAATCATTTCTCAGTCTTTTTAACTTCGTAAGTTGTTTCGTATTCCCCCCTATTCCTCGTTTTTAACGTGGATTAGCAAAATATGAGTTTTTAACTCAATATCTATATTATTTTTAAAGAATCAACTAAAATTGAATTTACGATAAGGTTAAAATTTACCGCCTAGAGTATTAATAAGTTTATTCAATGTATCGCGAAAATTCACTATTTCCTCTTCAGAAACGGATTCATCTTGAAAAGAACCTATGATTTTCTCGGGGATCTTAACCGCTTTTTCTTTGAGCTTCTCTCCTGCTTTGGTTAAGGATACAATAACTGTTCTTTCATCTTCCTTCGAGCGAGTACGCTTAATGAATTCTTTAGATTCTAAGCGTTTTAATAATGGGGTTAAGGTGTTGGTCTCAAGCATCAAGCGCTCCCCTATTTTATTTACGGTTTGAGCGTTATGCTGCCACAACACCAACAACACTAAATATTGCGGATAAGTGATATCCAACTCCTTTAAATATGGAGTATATAATTTAGTAGTTAGCCTTGAGGCAGCATAAAGTGGAAAACAAATCTGGTTCTCCAAATACAATGATGCAAATTGATCATCCATAGATTATAATAACTTCTTAATGGTAGCTTCCATTTTTTCGGGCTTAGTAGTAGGCGAAAATCTTTTAACTGGATTTCCATTTTTATCAATAACGAATTTAGTAAAATTCCATTTTATAGCGCTTCCTAATAAGCCTCCTTTTAACTTGGTCTTCAAATATTTAAAAATAGGATGTGCATTATTTCCATTTACCTCAATTTTTTCAAACATAGGGAAACTCACGCCATAATTAAGCTGACAGAATTCCTGAATTTGTTCAGAATCCCCTGATTCCTGATTTGCAAATTGATTACAAGGGAAACCCAAAATTACTAAGCCATCATCCTTATATTTTTTATAAAGATTTTCTAATCCTTCATACTGCGGTGTTAAGCCACATTTACTAGCAGTATTCACTACTACAACAGTCTTATTTTCATAATCCTTCATCGACTGATTTTCACCATTCAGTCTTTTGGCTTCATAATTATAAAAGCTCATAATTTAGTATTTAGTTTTAGTTTTAAATAATTCCATCCTGCTGTAGACCATAAAGCCCAAATTACCAATATGGGTTGAAAAAACAATCTGATCAATCTTTTTTGATCCGTATCTAATCCAAAAGCATCTATACCATTTGTGTATTGCGAGATGTTACCAGGAAATATCAGTATATAAAATACAGCTAATGCTATTCCTACTTTTGCTTTATGTTTTGTTAAAAATATCATTAACACTCCTAAAGTAATCTCCACAACTCCTGATGATAACACCACAAAATCCATAAAAGCAGGATCTGTAGGTAGCCATCTAGGAACTTGAGCAAGAAACTCATCTCTTTGAAATGTTAAGTGACCAATTCCAGCAAACGTCATGAATGCCCCTAGTATAATTCTAAAAACATTTTGAATCGTATTTGTTTTCATAAGCTATAATTATTAATTAATCTTTTCCGTTTATATCGTATACGATACAAATTTAAAAATAGTTGAAATCATTTTGCAAAATCTTTAAAATTATAAGTCAAAATAAATTACTGTTGGCTGATTTCCTGCTCCACATTGTGGTACGAATTCAGGAAATAAATATCTAATAAAGCTTTAGGGCGAGCAAAAAACTCTCTAATGGTGACTTTAGCGGATGAATAAACGGGAACCTCAGCAGCTGAATATGCAATGGCATCTAGCTCATAATGTTGACTAATATACAAGGCTCTAAAAGCATGAAATTGCTGAGTAATGATGGTGACATTATTTTGATTAAATACTTCTTTACAGCGATAAACACTTTCTAAGGTTCTTAATCCAGCCGTATCGATTGAAATAACACTATCGGGAACACCTTTTTGCATTAAAGCATTCTTCATGTCATTAGGTTCATTATAATAACGTGTTCTATTATCTCCGCTTAATAATAGACCTTTAACCTTCCCACTATGATACAAATTAGCTGCGGCTTCAATTCTATTATCAAAAAAGCTATTGGCTTCTCCTTTCATGTTGCGTTTACTAGTTCCTAAAACTAAAGCAACATCTCTTTTGGGTATAATAGCTAAATCGTCATAGATATAACCTCTTGTTTTAGAAATTATAAACACATTTGCAATAATTGCAAATACAATTGCTGAAACAAATAATAATAAGCCTAGCTTGATAGAAAACTTAATCATGATTAATGCTGAGATTCAAATTCCTTAACGAAATAATTTTCATAATCGTCAGGTCGTGCCATGCACTTTTTATACCACCTCAAACGATAATCATCTTTTAATTGTGCATTAAATTGCCATTTTTCTACAGAAGCTCTCATTTTGCTGACCAAACTATATAAAGTTAATCCAGCAGCTACCGAAACATTATAGCTTTCTGTAAACCCATGCATAGGTAATCTGATAAAATCATCCGCTAAATCTTTTGCTTCCTCACTTATTCCATCTCTTTCATTCCCCATTACAATGGCTATAGGTTGGTCTAAAGATAAGGATTCTGGTGCACTAGCTTTTTCATTGGGGCTTGTTACTACTATTCTGTAACCTTTTGATTTGAGATCATTGAATACATCGACCGTGGGAGTTGCACTTTCAGGGTATTGATGCACATCCACCCATTTAATAGCTCCCCTACTTACGCCTCTACCTAATTTAAATGCATTTTCGTTTTCAATTACATGAAAATGTTGAATCCCTAAACATTCACCCGAACGAATAATAGCATTCGCATTATGAGGATCTCGTATGTCTTCCAGCACAACACGAATGTAATCCGTTCTATTATCCAATACATTTTCTATAAATTCCTTTCTTTCGTCAGATAAGAATTCAGAGAATTTATTAATTAGAAAATGCTTTAATTCTTTATTCATGATTTTAGAATAGACCTAACTGTTCTTTGTCCTCATCTATATTGAGATCAACTGAATCACCGCTCTTATATTCTTTCTCTTCTTTCTTACTCTCAATTAGTTTAACCTTTGTAACCTCATATTGCGACAGCTTATTTCCAATTGCTTTCCAGCCTTTCACATCTATAAGCATATCAAAATCATAAATCGCAGTCTCTTTTTCACGACCCTTTCCTTTACGGAATTCAATTTCTACTTGAGGCTCTTTGTCAGTGCTAACTATCGTTAAACTAGATTTTTTATGCTCTGATATAAATACGAAAGGCTTATTAAGCGTTCTGGTTTCAATTTGGAAGCGCTTTACATAGTAATTTTTAGAAGCGCCATCATAATAAACTGAAGAGATTACTCCATTAGGATCAAATTTTTCGATCAGTTGGACTTTTTCACCATCATAGCGATTTGTCAATTCATAATTAGTCAATTCATAAGAGCCATCTTTATACACCACCAATATATTATCATCGCCATGGAAAGAGCCTATAAGCTGGCCTCTTTCGTCCGTATTTAACTTTCCAACAGATTCATCATAATATACTTTCAAGCCACCAAAGCTACTTTCACCCAGTAATTTGAATTCGATTTTCTTTACAGGGTATTTAGTGAGGATATTTCCTCCTGCACTTCTTCCTTTAATTTCTAGTTCAGCGAAATCGAAATCGAATACTTTAACTCTTGCTCTACACGCATTTGAAAGTTTCACATTGATAACTTCTGATTCACCATTAGGCCGTGCTTCTAAATACAATACTTTAGAACCTTTCGCTTTTTTAGTGAGATCATATTCTCTATCACGTGTAACAGATAAAACCTGGAATCTTTTCACCATAGTTCTACCTGTTTTTCCGTCTAAATAAGCCGCATTATACACTCTACGCTCATCATTTTTACGGAAAATATCTACATGAATAATATCCTTACCTACAAATACCTTTTCATCAATTTTCACTACTTTGTAGGTTCCATCCCTTTTAAAGGCTATCACATCATCTAAGTCTGAACAGTCCGTAACAAACTCA is drawn from Marivirga arenosa and contains these coding sequences:
- a CDS encoding MarR family winged helix-turn-helix transcriptional regulator; this encodes MDDQFASLYLENQICFPLYAASRLTTKLYTPYLKELDITYPQYLVLLVLWQHNAQTVNKIGERLMLETNTLTPLLKRLESKEFIKRTRSKEDERTVIVSLTKAGEKLKEKAVKIPEKIIGSFQDESVSEEEIVNFRDTLNKLINTLGGKF
- a CDS encoding IS1380 family transposase, with the protein product MKVINSKQISPFGGLNFVIKALDNRSIGSTLNNELPDLPKQSQFDWRDIIYNFWSIYFCGGDCIEDLSENLKHTLKDNPLLRSCSPDSLLKRMKEFSVPSQEFGTPRGNSVHQFSINDKLNELNLKLLNKVDRIKDREHPVVLDYDNTLIFTEKSDAKMTYKKAFGYAPGVGIIEDKVVYIENRNGNSDAQTLQQDTLARMFSLLKKQGVKVDVFRADSASYQLSTLLEVVENVDKFYIKARMNAQLYSTIDTIENWEKIEIAGEEAYRASIEFSPFKQAASRLKYQKPLKNYRYVVTKIKRIDGQLNLFTGEDYTYSAIITNDKNLSNDQVVFFYNQRGKIEREFDALKNDFGWGNLPFSNLEHNTVFLLFSAICKNLYTHIIKEFSKKVKGLKAHFRIKKFIFRFICTPAKWVKNARCWKLRIYGNLAFKT
- a CDS encoding SanA/YdcF family protein, whose protein sequence is MIKFSIKLGLLLFVSAIVFAIIANVFIISKTRGYIYDDLAIIPKRDVALVLGTSKRNMKGEANSFFDNRIEAAANLYHSGKVKGLLLSGDNRTRYYNEPNDMKNALMQKGVPDSVISIDTAGLRTLESVYRCKEVFNQNNVTIITQQFHAFRALYISQHYELDAIAYSAAEVPVYSSAKVTIREFFARPKALLDIYFLNSYHNVEQEISQQ
- a CDS encoding DoxX family protein, translated to MKTNTIQNVFRIILGAFMTFAGIGHLTFQRDEFLAQVPRWLPTDPAFMDFVVLSSGVVEITLGVLMIFLTKHKAKVGIALAVFYILIFPGNISQYTNGIDAFGLDTDQKRLIRLFFQPILVIWALWSTAGWNYLKLKLNTKL
- a CDS encoding TrmH family RNA methyltransferase, coding for MNKELKHFLINKFSEFLSDERKEFIENVLDNRTDYIRVVLEDIRDPHNANAIIRSGECLGIQHFHVIENENAFKLGRGVSRGAIKWVDVHQYPESATPTVDVFNDLKSKGYRIVVTSPNEKASAPESLSLDQPIAIVMGNERDGISEEAKDLADDFIRLPMHGFTESYNVSVAAGLTLYSLVSKMRASVEKWQFNAQLKDDYRLRWYKKCMARPDDYENYFVKEFESQH
- a CDS encoding glutathione peroxidase, whose amino-acid sequence is MSFYNYEAKRLNGENQSMKDYENKTVVVVNTASKCGLTPQYEGLENLYKKYKDDGLVILGFPCNQFANQESGDSEQIQEFCQLNYGVSFPMFEKIEVNGNNAHPIFKYLKTKLKGGLLGSAIKWNFTKFVIDKNGNPVKRFSPTTKPEKMEATIKKLL